In Peromyscus eremicus chromosome X, PerEre_H2_v1, whole genome shotgun sequence, the sequence catggggaaacaaactacttttaAGGGTAGgctatatgcccaggagtagatGTCCAGCAGAAAATggactcaatggcatctttgaagGCTCCCTGTCTCATAATGTTATGTCAaggcttatttttattatgtataatgtataatacaatatatatttatatttttacccCACAGGTTTTGAGTACATATTAatgcttctggttttgtgttttacaGGATTCCTgaatgtgagaatgagtgtgtctctggaTCTATGTCTGTTTCTTGAGCCTTTTcatggactcttttccttctgttttttttttcctactccaatttgtttgattttgttttatcccAAAGCTACCAGAACCACAGCTATCCTTGTGCTTCAAATAATTCATTAGGAAGTTCTTTAGTAGTCTTGACTTCTTCATCTATCTTGAGGCTCTCTGAACTTTCTGGAGAGGCACAATACTGGATCAGTTGCTTCAGTCTGCCATTGACTTGATGTTCTggcacattttttattttgtttgcagtGACAGAGTCATAAAGTCTAGATCCACTCTTATGGCTTTCCTGCCCAGAGTCACTCACATTGGCGAGACAACATTGGAATCAGCTAGTTTGAAAGTAACCCTTTACCTTGAGGAGACAGCTCTAGTCTGGGATGACAACACAGCCATAGTATTCTCCCTATATTCCTCACAATTAGCCCTCATGAAGTGATCATTACAAATCGTCTCcaggtgcagagatccatagccaaacacaaagccaagctccaggagtccagttgaagagaaaaaaagagggattctatgagcaagttgcattaagatcatgatggggaaacttacagagacaaccaaaccaaattagtgggaactcatgaactttagaccaacagctgtggagcttgcatgtgactggactaggccctctgattacaggagatagttgtgtagcttaatTTTcttaaggggcctcctggcaATAGGATctgaatccatccctggtgcatgagtagaCCCTTttgagcccacttctatgatgagACACATCACACAGCCTTGAGAGGGAatggtcttggacctgcctctactaaatgtacctccccatgggaggacttaccttcttgtaggaggcaatgggggtgggttgggaggcagaggctggaggggcaggaggagggaagagggatctttggtatctaaaatgaataaaaaaattcttaattaaaaaaacccaaGACAAATAGTCTCTAGGATCAGCAGCAACTGCTTTTCTGAGAGAAGCTTATTGCAGATTAGTTCCTTTAGTTCCAGACAGCCACTCCTCATGATGTCTCAGATTTCCTTGAGCTGTCAGATATAGTGGCTTTCTTCTTTATCACCCATCCCATAGCTTGTGATTCTGTACCCTGAACCCCAAGGAGTTCTTTCGTTTATGCACCTGTGAGCAGAGTGAGGCTACAGATTCCACAGAAAGGTGGGACTCTGAATTGTTCcctttaaattgaatttttaatacttttctttctctttctttcgttctttctttctttctttctttggtgtgtgtgtgtgtgtgtgtgtgtgtgtgtgtgtgtgtgtgtgtgtgtgtatgtgtgtgtgtttgtgtgtgtgttggggggaggtaaGGAGATACACACATGTGAAGGTTAGAGAACATGCAGAGGTTAAAGAATTATTGAGTCAATTCCTTCCTTCCACTGcatggattctgaggatcaaattcaggtcatcaggcttagaagCAAGTGCCTTCATCCACTGAGTCAGATTGTTAGTCACTGTGagttagaaatttttaaaaggtgaagATATAAAATGTGAATCAGGCttcaagttaaaaaataaataaaaggtgaaGAGAATAATTTAAATTACATAGTCAGTATACAATAATAGCAGTATAAATTAAGGGTTTTTAATGTGTAGCAACATGTAACAAGATCATTGTAAGTAATACCATGGATTTGTAGATATCCAAATACAGGCTATTTTATCTGTGGATAGGTtgcatattatatgtaatataaattcTGCTTTTGGTCATAGATTTGACAAATTTAACTGAATTCATATTTATCTCACATAAATACAATTCCCAGTCTCCTATTCTCATTTCCTTTAAGTAAAAATCCTAGGACCCACCTAGAAACATTTCTCAGCTTGGTTTGCCATCTAATTCTAAATTATCATGTGTTCTCCTAAAGAAAACACTTTCAAAGTAATCTCTTGAGTGGTCTAAAGGAGAGGTGGGATCAAACAAACTCCTTAAAGCCAGTAACCATCCTTGGTTGTTTAGGAAATATTTTATGTGACTTGCTGGTCTCTCTTAGAGAGGGAGTTATTTTACTACTTTTCCTCCTATCTCTTCTTCAGATTTGTCTACTTCATTAGAGTAGAGCTTGAATGACTTGTAGCTAGCTTAGAGCACCAACTTGCCTATATCAATAGACTTTATCAATAAATAACAATACTATGTAAAGTAATGTATGAATGTAATGAGATGGctgctaaacagagttgaaagaGGCAAACTGGTTGAGAAAATTCCTTGGGGTGCTCATCATTGTTACTCATGGGATGATGTTTGATATGACATTTCCCAGAGCTCTCATGAGATATGCTCCTGGTTATCAGATTTACTGGAATGATTTTATAGTCATCAAACCAGATTTTCAAGTTAGCTTCAGATGTAACTTGACTGAAACCTAGAATCATCTGCAAGAGAGAACCTCAGTCTGAagaattgcccagatcagattgtCTGTGAGCATAACTGTGGGGCATTCATTATTCAATCGCTAATTTATGTGAGAGGGTCTGGTCCACTGTggatgatgccatccctgggcagttcGGCCTGGGCACTATAAGAAAAGTGACTGAGCCAACCacaggaagcaaggcagtaagcagcattcctccatggttcctgctttGGTTCCtctctccaagttcctgccttggcttctgttGATGAAGAACTataaagtgtaagatgaaataaagctttttatctacaagttgattttggtcatagtatttatcatagcaacagaaagcaaatcagACATAAGATTTCCCTCACTTCTTGATATCaagaaagagatagaaagggaGCCTCAGAGGCCTTTACTGTAGCTCAgacaggctttgaacttgagatcctcctgcttcagccttctgcatgctgggattacaggtttgtgttaccatgcttagctgtttcatttaggggtgtgtgtggggggggatgaaGTATGACTCTATTCATCACAGAATGCCTGTATCTGTAGGTAGTTTTCTCAGACTGCATAATCTCAGTGCTAAATATGCAAACTATTATGTTAAACTCTTGGATTCAATAAAGCACATGCTGGTTCTAAAAATGAGACACATTTGGAAATGAGATATGATTCATTTGCTTATTCTTGGCTGGCAGACTGACCTTAGGGTCACTGGACAGTGGGATATCTCAGTTGTAAAACAATAAATTAGCTGTAAAGTAGCACATCAGTTTTGTGAGACTTTTTATTGCTATTGGACAAACCAGGGGTCTCAGTACATTGAGAAAGTTAGTTTCTGGACCTCAATCCCAAGCACCAAATTAAGTGTAATGATTCGTTGATCCACTACACTTTGAGAGATCATATCTGACAAAATTTAATCCTCCTCATTACTTAACAGTTCTGTCTAAATATTGTCAAAACAACGGGTTGGTTTGGATAACTTAATCAACTGGCCATTTTGGGTACTGTAGTCAAGCTAATCAATTTAGTCCTATCCTAAAATGGATTATGGAAAACGTCAACTCAGCTAATGTAAGCAAAGAAGATAgacagttttaattaattaattagtttactTTGTCCCCAGTACAATTATATAGCATCTGAAGTGTCATTTGATGGAAGTGGAGTAGCTTCTGTGAGACCCTGATTGCAATCTAACGCTTAGGCCTGCAGGTGCCTTTGAGGAGAAGATGAATAGAGTTTTTCCTTCTCCTGATTTTGACACCAGATTCAGCTGGAAACGACTGGTCTCAGGGATACATTAAGTCAGTTATTCATTCAGTTTACCACGTAGACTCTACCTTATTAAGTGCTTTAATACCCCTTCAATCAATCCTTGTATGAGGCCTGGGCAGATAGTCAATTcagaacaaataataaataactcACGTTGGTCAGTTTACTCTTATTTTTAGGCTGCTTTTTACAAAATGGTCAATTTAACTACTAGCTCTGAGTAGAGGATCTTCTATTTCATTCTAGCATCCCTATTCTCTTTGTATTGGAAACCAAATAGAAGCATAAAGATAATACATGAGGAAGGACATATTGATTACAGGCACTATGTTAACTCCTTGCCTTCAGGGACCCTCAGATCTGGAAAAGTGGCAGTTAGAGAAGAGCTTGCCTATGGATAAATGAGTTGAAGAAAGACTGGTGTGAAGCGTGTTTCTGGGTGTCTGTGTATGAGTGAGAGTGTATGCTAAATTTGGGAGAAGTAGAAGGGACATTAGTCGGGATAGGAACTCAGAGATGTCTGGGATAGGGGAAATAGCTCTGAAATACAAAACAGTATCTCTAATCCGAGCACATATCCCAGCACAGTTTTACATTTGtatgttcattttctctttggaAGCATGCTCTGTGCGGGGAGAAGTGTAGAGAGGGGAAACTGATTTGTTTTCATGAACTTTGTATCCTTCATCATTGGAGAAAAACTCTCAAGAGCGTGCGCGCGCAGCGCGCGCGGCGCGCgccgcgcgcacacacacacacacacacacacacacacacacacagacacacacacacacacacacacacacacacacacacacacacacacacacacacacacattctgatcctggggttagagagatggcttaacgattaagagcacttgattgatactcttgcaaaggatccaggtttggCTCCCATtatgcacatggcagctcataagcATCAGTAACTctggttctaggggatctgatgccctcttctggcctcttcaggcactgcaggcatgtggtgcacttacatacatgtaggcaaagcactcacacatgtaaggtaaaaataaataaacaaatcttaacacAAAAACCTGGAGTTCTTTACAAATTATGGTTAAGTAATCTTACAGGAAAGAACAGGTTCTCAGGGGAAAATGTGATTTACTATTGTTCAATCTGCTAACCCTGATTCTGATTCATTTGTTCTTAAGAGCTGCATAATTTATTCAAACGACCCAAAGCTTTTAAAGTCAATCttcaagtgaaaaaaaatgatcagtccccggaagagtgtgttttttttttcttgtgttgtaTTGCTTCCCGTGGCTGACATTTATTTGACTCTCAAGTGTATTTACATTGTTGCCTTAACTGGGAGTTCATTGTTGAATCAATAATGTgctgtaattttttcttttttgatttgaGTGGTGTCAATATTATTGCTATTCCTCTTTTTCTACCCCCTTAATTCCTTGcagttacaatttttttctttggctTGTGGGAATTTTTCCTCTAAAAttatgaagaaagaaagcaaaggtgCTTtgaatcttctgggaagtgtatGCCTCTTTAAAGTTTATTTACGTCAGAACTTACTATAATGAAGAATGAAAGCTCGAGACAAGGTCCCCAGCTTCTAGGGAGTGTTCAAGGCTAGGTCTCCAGGAGGCCAGCCTGcagattttttccctttctctaaaGTTTATAGCTCACTGCCTGCTCATTTCTTTGCAAGGCAGCATGAAGGTGGGAGGGGGGCTCTAACTGGAGCAGGGTGGGAATCTGACCCATTGTGACCACTCAAAGGCTCTGGCCTGGAAAATTCCCTGTATgtggcaaaaacaaacatttgaaatgaaggcagaaaccagactTAAACAAATAATGAAACTTATTCTCCTTTCAACTCTCCTGCCGATAAACATATGTGCCTAGTCTTTTGTTCCCAGACATCAGGTTTCCATTATTTGAACAGAGCTTCTACCTGAACCTGTCCAGAACATAAGTCAGACATATTTTGAGATTTAacaaactggtgtgtgtgtgtgtgtgtgtgtgtgtgtgtgtgtgtgtgtgtgtgtgccaatgcCTTCAAGCCTTTGGAgcttactgtattttttttcaggCTATGCTAAGCAACTCTTACCGGTTCTGTATGGTAATGTGTTGTAGGATTTCCTTTATTATCAATGGAGAGACAGCTGTCACAAGCTGTCTGCTGCTTCTTGTGACACTTGTAATTTTGTCACCTGTTACCTGTGATcacttctctttccttgttctattGAACTCCATACCTATATGCTGTGAACTAAGGACAAGGATATCTTCCTCTGCTCAAAACTTGAGAGGCAATAATGCTCACTACTCTACTACCAATATACCACTCCCTGCTTCTTTGAAGACTAGGACCCATAGGATCATTGGAATTGCACAGCCATTTGTAGTGTTGTGGGTTAACTACAGAAAATTTCCTGATTACACATTTCTCTTCCCTGGTCTCCATTTTGCTAATACATTTAAGAAGAACACTTTCCCTTGCATAGCAATCCTTcaaactttcttccttttttgtgcTTTTGTAATAGCTTTTTAGCTGTCAGCAACAAGATTGTCAAAAGTGCTGCATGTATCCTCTTTGCTCAGTGAAAGGTGAGATGAAAGGAGCAGCTAGCActgtatagaaattaaaaaatatgagcTCTGACATGAGTTTGCTTTTGTGGAAATTCACATGTCCTCATAATAGCCATGGGATCTCAGAGAATTTATTTAAAGTCTGTCACCCTGTGTTTCCTGATTTGTAAAGAGGCAATAATATTAATACTGTATAAGGGCATCTGTTGTGTGTTGGGCATCATTTTAAGTCCTCTAAACGAAGAAGGAAAGGAATTAAGATGTGATAGAACTTGGCTTATGAAGCCCAGTGGTTGGACCTCAGAGGCCATTCCCTACAGTGTGCTATGGCGCCTCTTTGTTGAACTATTGAGCACAGTGTTAGGCACAAAGGCTTTACTGTCATCTGGCATTATCCTTCTGGGCTGTATTTATTTTCTCACTCTTACTGCTGCTGGATTGTGTGAAGGTGATCATCCTTCCCcaaaactgggaaacaatcagaacagcagcagcagcagcagcgggcggtggcggcggcggcggcagcagcagcagcagcagcagcagcagcctgcaaCAGCAGCTAACCATTCTTTACCTTATTGCTGTATATTTGAGCTATGGTTGTGACCGAGTCACATGAAAGCAGGCATTAAATGTCAAAACCTTTTATTGTCacgagaaaattttatttttcctaaccCCCAACCTTCCAGCAGCAGGGCAACCAAAGTGTTTCAAAGCAAGGTAGAAAACTTAAAAGTTGTAGACCTCTAGTAAAATTGCTACCATTCTTTAATAAACAGGggtaaaaatttcaaaatgtactGAAGGCTTTAAAAGATGGTTGTGAACAAAGACTCCTGCTAGAATAAACTCTCTAGTCTCCCTACTCCTTAACTTGTTTTAGAATTCTATgatcacaaaaatagaaaaagaaaattttgctaAAAATTGTATTCTTCTCTTAAAGTAAGCCACTGAGTTTAAAATTCTCTAACACATTTGtggaaacttcatttttttttgtttgagatttATTTGAATGAGCTGTTATGATTGGAGACATGAGAATTTCAGATTAATGTTTtgcagccagaaaaaaaaaaaccctctggaaAGCTGGCAAGTGTTCGTAAGTCAGCCTCAGAATTATGTAGGTTGAAGGCTCCCCAGTGGACAGAGCGAATATATAAGAGAGAAACCAGAGGTCTGGTGCAGTTGCGTCTCAGAGGCTGGGGATGGAAGGAGTGCAGAACTGAAAGCTTCCTTCAGCCTGCATTTTTAAGGTAAGTCAGAACAATTTATACATGCCTGACTTGGGAAGGAGAACATGCAGCATTAAAAACTGTTGGTGTGTGTAGACAAAcgttttctttttcctgtattttaACACTGCAGTTTGCAGAACGCCTTAATTCTTTAACTGCTATTTCTCTTACAGGAGTGCGTGTGGGAGCTAAGGAAACTGATTTATGATAAGTGCTTTAAACACTGACAACTAGTAAGTGTTTAGTGGATTTCTTTTTGATTCTTTCATGTTAATTTGGAAGGTCATACAAAAGAACGGGTGTTTGACAAAAATGCCAATTTGCGGGTTCTTAGGACATTCTCTAGTGGCTACATTCTCAATTGAGTATTCGCTTGTATGTACTTTGAAATTATCTGCtgtaatattttttctctttgtttgtttatatttagttttcttttgtttcaaagTAATATGgctagtttaaaaagaaaaaaaaaacacccctcACACCTGAACACTATCGTTAATGCTGAAAAGTAATAATTATTTAGTTCTGTTAACTGAAAAGatggcaaagaaaaaaatggtaagaCTATAGTATAATTAGTCACTGATACTCAATTCTGATTTAACTGAGCAACCAAAACTGTATCTATTTGACCCTGACTcaggtttgcttgttttgttttatttatcttctaATTAAAGTGAAAATGGATTTATTTCTTATGAAATAGATCAGATTTAAATATCCATATTGAAACCCAGTATTCACTATTAAAATTTTGAAGTAAATGCTTTAGGAAATGCATCCATATCCATGAGTTTTTCTTGTTATCATGAAAGCAAGgggaaagtaaataaatagaggCTTTTCAAATAGCAAACACTGACCCTGACCCTCTATCCCAACATACTTTTTCTGTATATTCTTTCAGTTCTCTATACACTTAATCTATTTTTCCTATGGCTTGTGTTACCCATATTTTCCATAGCTGTAACAATTTGTATATAATAAGTTACTTCACTAAAGCATTAAGCAGTGGGCAGTAGTAGTGAGATTTCTAGAAAGCACACCAATGGAGAAATATGCCTCCTTTTTAGTTGTCTTTGGGCTTCTTATTTGTCTCATACAACTCCTACCCTGACTAACTTTTAAGCTGTTAATTTGTCTCTCAACTTTTCAAAGgcatgagaggagagaaagacaaaaagtTTTGCTCAGAATTTTCAGTCTAATACTACTGAGGAAATGTTTTTTCCCTTAAGAGGTAGTAGTCATTCCTATTTGTCAGGCATGGTGCTATTTTATAATGTTCTCTACAACTACTTACATTATTTTGGCCTTTGACAAATTTTCAAAATGCTTATGACTCAAATATCCCTCAGGCTTTGGATGTGCATTAAGCATTCTATTTTTCTCCTCCAGATAAGGCGTAAGAATTAGGAGTCGCTGATAATTCAATATGAAGGACAACTTCAGTTTTGCCGCCACCAGCAAAAACATCACCAGCAGCCTTCCTTTTGATAGTCTCAACATATCTGGCACCAATGAGTCTGCCTCTAACTGCTCGCACAAACCGTCAGATAAGCATTTGGAAGCAATTCCTGTTCTCTACTACCTTATTTTTGTCATTGGGTTTGCTGTTAATATTGTTGTAGTCTCACTGTTTTGTTGTCAAAAGGGCCCTAAAAAGGTTTCCAGCATTTACATCTTCAATCTGGCTGTGGCTGACTTACTCCTTTTGGCTACCCTTCCTCTCTGGGCATCCTATTACTCTTACAGATATGACTGGCTCTTTGGACCTGTAATGTGCAAAGTGTTCGGTTCTTTTCTGACCCTGAACATGTTTGCCAGCATTTTTTTCATTACCTGCATGAGTGTTGACAGGTACCAATCGGTTATCTACCCTTTTCTGTCTCAAAGAAGGAATCCCTGGCAAGCATCTTACGTAGTCCCCCTTGTGTGGTGTATGGCCTGTCTGTCTTCATTGCCAACATTTTATTTCCGAGATGTCAGAACCATTGAATACTTAGGCGTGAATGCTTGCGTTATGGCTTTCCCACCTGAGAAATATGCCCAGTGGTCTGCAGGGATTGCCTTAATGAAAAATATTCTTGGTTTTATTATTCCTTTAATATTCATAGCAACGTGCTACTTTGGAATCAGAAAACACCTGCTGAAGACTAATAGCTATGGGAAGAACAGAATAACCCGTGACCAAGTCTTGAAGATGGCAGCTGCTGTTGTGTTGGCGTTCATCATTTGCTGGCTTCCCTTCCATGTTCTGACCTTCCTGGATGCTCTGGCCTGGATGGGTATCATTAATAGCTGTGGAGTTATAGCAGTCATTGACCTGGCACTTCCTTTTGCCATCCTCCTGGGATTCACCAACAGCTGTGTTAATCCCTTTCTGTATTGTTTTGTTGGAAACCGCTTCCAACAGAAGCTGCGCAGTGTGTTCAGGGTTCCCATTACTTGGCTCCAGGGCAAGAGAGAGACTATGTCTTGCCGTAAAAGCAGTTCTCTTAGAGAAATGGACACTTTTGTGTCTTAAATCGGTTAATGGGATGCATGTAATTAGCTTAGCTACTCGTTTGGAGGCCCACACAAATCATCTTTAAGTGGCATCAATTTCTTTGCCTTATCTAATCTTTACTTACTCCCCCACAACAGGAGATCAAGTATAACTGTAAATTTTTATACTCCACCAACTTTCAGTAATTGTGCCTTATTTTTCTGGTCCTTTGGCACAAGATTATCATGGGTGAGCTATATCTATAATCTAGAAGTAATTGGGGGAGCTACCTCAACTATAATCAATAACAAAATATGAGTGGTGATTTGGAGTTTCAGATTCCTCCCTGGAAAATGCTGGCATTTCTTAGTGGAGTTTTATGTCCATTttcatcagatttttttctttctccttgaacAAGGGCCAATTTTAACTTCTTACATTGTTCACCATACAATATAGCATGAGAGGTAAGCACTAAGTTTAGCATGATATACTTTTCTATATATTCCTTAGGTTGGTAGTGGTTTATTCAGTCTCTCGTTGTATGgtttcccctttttaaaaaactgtaagttgtgtttcttttccatttcacttgagtATAGCTACATACTGAGTAGGTCTAAGAACGTAGATTAAATTACATGTATGTGGTTTAGCTTATTCTTGCAGTTTTAGAAAGTACACCACTTAGTAAAACAACTGCAATGAAAAAATACTTATTACTTACTAAACTGAATATATCCTTTGAAAACTTTTAATCCATTTTGACTATTGTTTAAGGCGTCCTATTCTCTTctgatggtttttgaattcaACAAAACACTGTGTATTGTTACACTATGTAAAGGtcactttttacatttttaacctTTTGAATTGTGGTGCTTTGATATATTCAATGGTGACTTGAGTTTAATTATTCATGCTTTTGTTCTGGGCTGTGTCCCAAAATATCTCTTTGACCCTGAAAATGAGAGGattctttaattctttaacttTATAATAAATTGAAACCTGGCATGGGAAAAGGTTATGTCAGAATGGAATTTTGATGCCTTCTTGGGGACAAAGAGACCCAGCACATGGTAAGTTTGGTGTCCTACAAGGAACTTGTCAGAACAAAGCCCCCCATGCCCCCCATGGAGTAGTTTGAACCTGCATCTTTGGGCATAGTTCCAGAATGTATAATAGTCTGTGAAGGCAATTGAAATCAAGCACAGATCCACAGAGCTCATTCTTAACATGAGTACATGTCTTACATTATAGGAATTTATTACCTGAAACTGAGTTACCTGAAGTTTACTCAAATTTGAGAATGAATATTAATTCAAAAGTTTTGAATTTCATTCTCTGGCTGCCCCATATCATTTTATGTTACCTGACTAATGCTGGCTGATGAGGTAGATTTAAAGTTACGGGCACTTCACATTTCTGTCGGATTCCAGGCTGTTAGGTTGAAGAATCCTCTCACACCCCTTCCTGGAAAAACCCTGATTTCATGTAATCATATTCCTTCAGAAAAACCAAATAGCTCAATGTATAATCAGTTATGACTTTGTGTTTTAAGTGATTTTACACAACatcctataaaaataaaatcattattgGGAGACCATGTgtgcttattattttttaactgtatCCAGGTGTAGACTCTTACTTTCTTAGTCAGTATCCTCCAGCAAATCCCCATTCATACTTCTCAGTTTCGGTTTTTATCATTACTCATTCAGGTCAACACCAGACAGGCATATGGAAAGGGGATGTCGGAAATGAATTCTGATACCTCCTGGGGGTTCCAATGACAAATGTGGTGTCAACCAAGCAAGCTGTCAGGCCCAGCAGTGCAATGTGGGCTTTAGCATATAGACTATTTCTTGTCAACATTCAGCCCATGTTATTTTCTCTACCACAATCCTATTACAtatcctcccccccccacctgGTACTTCCCTTAATCCTTTCTGGGATTTTTAAAGACTGGtttctggggctgaggagatggctcagatgttaagagcactggcttctcttccagaggatccaagttcaatcatcagcacccacgtggcagctcacaagggtctggaactccagtttcaggggatctggtactctcttctggcctccatgggcaccagtcacacacatgtggtgcacagacatacatgcaggcagaacacttacatgaatgaaataaaataatagtaacaacagcaacaacaaaaataccctgGCTTCTGCTTCCATAGGAGGCCAGTAGTAAACCCCAAGGTGCATTTTCCTCGTTTTTCTGAGAATAAGAAATGTCAACTGAAGAGATAATGCAAGAATATGTGAATTCTGACAGAAGGTATGTTTATGGGTGCAAAACCCCTTTCCtctttgaaaatgtaaatgtCAGGTAACCTTTGAGACCATATGAAAAATTTATTCTCCCCATTTGGCCATTTATCAAGAATTTACCTATGAAGTGAACTTTGTCTGGCCGGTGTTGTTTTGTATGCATTATCCCATTTTGTCCTCATGATTCAGGCATGCTCATGTTACAAATAAGAAACGGAGACATAGGTCAGCCCTAACTGCTATCTAAAACAGATCAAGTGGGCAACCCCAGAGAAGTATTTAGTGTCTTCAATATCAGTCCCAAGCTATCAAACAAGTATTCCAGAGACACTCGTATGTAGTCTTTCAACCTTTGTCCCAAACATAACTGATTCAAGAGTTTCTAGGCAGGTGATGTATTTGCATTTAAGAAGAAAATTGAGGCCCTCTGgacaagtgagacagttgatgagcttgaactatttaggaggcccccaggcagtgggactgggacctgtccttagtgcatgcgctggctttctggaacctagggcctatgcagggacactttgctcagcctaggtgaagggaggaggggactggacctgcctcagctgaatctaccaggccgagctgaatccccaggggagaccttgctttggaggaggtgggaatggagggaggaTTTGCGGGGAAGGCTAgggcatgggaggagggaggacaggcgaatccatggctgatatgtaaaatttaattaattataaaataaaaaaagaagaaaattgaggAGGTAGCTAGATAAGGCTCTCTCCCTTGTTCTTCAGTGCTTTCATCTTGTGCTATAGGCCTCACAGATCCACATGGAATAACCAGTATGTTATACATAAAGCAAGGCAGGAttcttaaacatttctttttaggAACAAATATGTTGATCTGAAGTTTATCTCTGATATGAGATTACCTGGGGTTATCAGAGATGTTTCTTGCAACttacagaaaatacatttttattatgaaagAGAAATACGAATTCCACATAGTGTTGGC encodes:
- the Agtr2 gene encoding type-2 angiotensin II receptor, giving the protein MKDNFSFAATSKNITSSLPFDSLNISGTNESASNCSHKPSDKHLEAIPVLYYLIFVIGFAVNIVVVSLFCCQKGPKKVSSIYIFNLAVADLLLLATLPLWASYYSYRYDWLFGPVMCKVFGSFLTLNMFASIFFITCMSVDRYQSVIYPFLSQRRNPWQASYVVPLVWCMACLSSLPTFYFRDVRTIEYLGVNACVMAFPPEKYAQWSAGIALMKNILGFIIPLIFIATCYFGIRKHLLKTNSYGKNRITRDQVLKMAAAVVLAFIICWLPFHVLTFLDALAWMGIINSCGVIAVIDLALPFAILLGFTNSCVNPFLYCFVGNRFQQKLRSVFRVPITWLQGKRETMSCRKSSSLREMDTFVS